A portion of the Pectobacterium brasiliense genome contains these proteins:
- a CDS encoding amino acid ABC transporter substrate-binding protein, protein MKRIVISTLVAGASLFAAINQAHAGATLDAIQKKGFVQCGISDGLPGFSYADASGKYSGIDVDVCRGLAAAVFGDANKVKYTPLTAKERFTALQSGEVDVLSRNTTWTSSRDGGMGMLFTGVTYYDGIGFLTHNKAGLTSAKELDGATVCIQAGTDTELNVADYFKTHKMQYTPVTFDRSDESAKALESGRCDTLASDQSQLYALRIKLSKPAEFIVLPEVISKEPLGPVVRRGDEEWFSIVRWTLFAMLNAEEMGVTSKNVDQLAAKPTTPDMSHLLGHEGSYGKDLKLPNDWAFKIIKQVGNYGEIFERNVGMGSELKIKRGLNELWNKGGIQYAPAVR, encoded by the coding sequence ATGAAAAGAATAGTGATTTCTACTCTGGTTGCTGGCGCGTCACTCTTTGCCGCAATCAATCAAGCCCATGCGGGTGCAACGCTGGACGCCATTCAGAAGAAAGGATTTGTGCAATGCGGTATCAGTGATGGTTTGCCCGGCTTTTCCTATGCGGACGCCAGCGGCAAATACTCCGGCATTGATGTTGACGTATGCCGCGGCCTTGCTGCCGCCGTATTCGGCGATGCTAATAAAGTTAAATACACGCCGCTGACCGCAAAAGAACGCTTCACTGCGTTGCAATCCGGCGAAGTTGACGTGCTGTCGCGCAACACGACCTGGACCTCTTCCCGCGATGGCGGCATGGGCATGCTCTTTACTGGCGTCACCTACTACGACGGCATTGGCTTTCTGACGCACAACAAAGCGGGCTTAACCAGTGCAAAAGAGCTGGACGGCGCAACCGTCTGTATTCAGGCCGGCACCGATACCGAGCTGAACGTCGCTGACTACTTCAAGACCCATAAAATGCAGTACACCCCCGTCACGTTCGACCGCTCTGATGAAAGCGCCAAAGCGCTGGAGTCTGGCCGCTGCGATACGTTGGCATCAGACCAGTCACAGCTGTACGCACTGCGTATCAAGCTGAGCAAACCCGCTGAATTCATCGTTCTGCCAGAGGTGATTTCCAAGGAGCCGCTGGGCCCGGTGGTACGCCGTGGTGATGAAGAGTGGTTCTCGATCGTACGCTGGACGCTATTCGCTATGCTGAATGCCGAAGAGATGGGTGTGACCTCGAAAAACGTCGATCAACTGGCAGCAAAACCCACCACGCCAGATATGTCTCACCTGCTGGGTCACGAAGGCAGCTACGGTAAAGATCTCAAATTACCGAACGATTGGGCCTTCAAAATCATCAAACAGGTCGGCAACTACGGCGAAATCTTCGAGCGTAATGTCGGTATGGGCAGCGAGTTGAAAATTAAGCGCGGCCTGAACGAGCTGTGGAACAAAGGCGGTATCCAGTACGCGCCAGCGGTACGTTAA
- a CDS encoding amino acid ABC transporter permease, whose translation MLQRPTVKGDLSLTNPAVRAWLYQIVVVIAVLAVAAYLLHNTVTNLSQRGITSGFDFLNKSAGFGIVQHLIDYQQGDTYARIFLVGLFNTLLVSALCIVFASILGFTVGLARLSDNWLLRKISNVYIEIFRNIPPLLQIFFWYFAVLRNLPGPRQSISAFDVAFLSNRGFYLPSPEWGPGAAAFFLSLIITLVVTWGVFRRNQRYHASTGQPRRTWPLTLGLLLVLCALSHLIFGPAFHWDMPELKGFNFRGGMVLIPELAALTVALSVYTSSFIAEIIRSGIQSVSHGQHEAARSLGLPNPVTLRKVILPQALRVIIPPLTSQYLNIVKNSSLAAAIGYPDMVSLFAGTVLNQTGQAIETIAITMSVYLIISLLISLLMNLYNRKIALVER comes from the coding sequence ATGCTACAACGCCCAACCGTAAAAGGTGATTTATCACTGACTAATCCAGCGGTGCGCGCCTGGCTGTATCAAATTGTCGTTGTTATCGCGGTATTGGCTGTCGCGGCTTACCTGTTGCACAACACCGTGACCAATCTGTCACAGAGGGGCATCACCTCTGGCTTCGATTTCCTGAATAAAAGCGCCGGCTTTGGCATCGTCCAGCACCTGATTGACTATCAACAAGGCGACACCTACGCTCGCATTTTTCTTGTTGGGCTATTCAATACGCTGCTGGTTTCGGCGCTGTGTATCGTGTTTGCGTCGATTCTCGGCTTCACTGTTGGTCTGGCACGACTGTCCGACAACTGGCTACTACGAAAAATATCTAACGTTTACATCGAGATATTTCGTAATATCCCGCCGCTATTGCAAATCTTCTTCTGGTATTTTGCCGTACTGCGAAATCTACCGGGGCCACGCCAGTCAATTAGCGCCTTTGATGTCGCCTTTCTTAGCAATCGTGGTTTCTATCTGCCCTCTCCTGAATGGGGACCGGGTGCGGCGGCATTTTTTCTTTCTCTCATTATTACGCTAGTGGTGACATGGGGTGTTTTCCGGCGTAACCAGCGCTATCACGCGTCAACCGGTCAGCCACGCAGAACCTGGCCGCTGACGTTAGGCCTGTTACTTGTGCTGTGTGCACTCAGCCACCTGATTTTCGGCCCCGCCTTTCACTGGGATATGCCGGAATTAAAAGGGTTTAACTTCCGCGGCGGCATGGTGTTGATCCCTGAACTGGCGGCATTAACCGTCGCCCTGTCGGTCTACACCTCATCGTTTATCGCCGAGATCATTCGTTCAGGCATCCAATCGGTTTCCCACGGTCAACACGAGGCTGCACGTTCTCTCGGCTTACCGAATCCCGTCACGCTACGCAAAGTGATTCTCCCACAGGCGCTGCGGGTCATCATTCCGCCACTAACCAGCCAGTACCTCAATATTGTGAAGAACTCGTCGCTGGCGGCCGCGATTGGCTATCCCGATATGGTGTCGCTGTTCGCGGGAACGGTGCTGAATCAGACAGGTCAGGCTATCGAAACTATCGCTATTACCATGTCGGTCTACCTCATTATCAGCCTACTGATTTCGCTGCTGATGAACCTGTATAACCGCAAAATCGCGTTAGTCGAACGCTAG
- a CDS encoding amino acid ABC transporter permease, whose protein sequence is MTMNHYTQGRQSPLFKAMQWARRNLFSSISNSLLTLFCLWLLWVAIPPLLNWAIFQANWIGTTRNDCTREGACWVFIHARFGHFMYGLYPAEEVWRINFALAIALLSILPMFLKTIPYRGRYIAVWTVAYPLIAWWLLYSGFGGLSRVETYQWGGLTLTLIIAAVGIAGALPLGILLALGRRSTLPIVRMLSVIFIEFWRGVPLITVLFMSSVMLPLFLTEGTTIDKLLRALVGVILFQSAYVAEVVRGGLQALPKGQYEAAESLGLGYWRMQGLVILPQALKMVIPGLVNTIISLFKDTSLVIIIGLFDLFSSIQQATVDPTWLGMSTEGYVFAAMVYWIFCFSMSRYSQHLENRFNTGHKSH, encoded by the coding sequence ATGACGATGAACCATTATACGCAAGGCCGTCAGTCCCCTCTGTTCAAAGCGATGCAGTGGGCACGGCGTAATCTCTTCTCAAGTATCAGTAATAGCCTGTTAACGCTGTTTTGCCTCTGGCTATTGTGGGTTGCCATACCGCCGCTGCTCAACTGGGCGATCTTTCAGGCTAACTGGATTGGTACAACTCGTAATGACTGTACGCGTGAGGGGGCCTGTTGGGTCTTCATTCATGCCAGATTCGGTCATTTCATGTATGGGCTGTATCCAGCAGAGGAAGTCTGGCGCATCAACTTTGCACTCGCCATCGCGCTACTCAGTATTCTGCCGATGTTCCTGAAAACCATTCCCTATCGCGGACGTTACATTGCCGTCTGGACGGTGGCGTATCCACTTATCGCATGGTGGTTGCTTTACAGCGGTTTTGGCGGGCTCAGCAGAGTAGAAACCTATCAGTGGGGCGGCTTAACGTTGACGTTGATCATCGCCGCCGTGGGTATCGCCGGTGCGTTACCACTTGGCATCTTGCTCGCATTAGGCCGCCGCTCCACGCTGCCGATCGTTCGTATGCTTTCCGTTATCTTCATCGAATTCTGGCGCGGCGTACCGCTCATCACTGTGCTTTTTATGTCATCCGTGATGCTGCCGCTGTTTTTAACGGAAGGCACCACAATCGATAAGCTGCTCAGAGCGCTAGTCGGCGTTATTTTATTCCAGTCCGCCTATGTTGCAGAAGTGGTTCGCGGTGGCTTGCAGGCGCTACCTAAAGGACAGTATGAAGCCGCTGAATCTCTGGGCTTAGGCTATTGGCGCATGCAGGGGCTGGTCATCCTCCCGCAAGCGCTGAAAATGGTTATCCCAGGTCTGGTGAATACCATTATTTCTCTCTTTAAAGACACGAGTCTGGTGATCATCATCGGCCTTTTCGATCTCTTCAGCAGCATCCAACAGGCAACGGTCGATCCCACCTGGCTGGGTATGTCGACAGAAGGCTATGTCTTCGCCGCCATGGTCTATTGGATTTTCTGTTTCAGCATGTCGCGCTATAGCCAACATCTGGAAAATCGTTTTAACACCGGACACAAGTCACACTGA
- a CDS encoding amino acid ABC transporter ATP-binding protein → MNQTALTQSTDHMITLENVNKWYGQFHVLKDINLQVRQGERIVLCGPSGSGKSTTIRCINHLEEHQQGRIVVDGIELNNDLRNIEKIRTEVGMVFQHFNLFPHLTVLQNCTLAPCWVRHTPKKEAEELAMHYLERVRIAAHAHKFPGQLSGGQQQRVAIARSLCMKPKIMLFDEPTSALDPEMVKEVLDTMLGLAQDGMTMLCVTHEMGFAKTVADRVIFMDQGEIVEQAPPDIFFSSPRSERTQAFLSQILH, encoded by the coding sequence ATGAATCAGACTGCATTAACTCAATCAACCGATCACATGATTACCTTAGAGAATGTGAATAAGTGGTACGGGCAATTTCATGTGCTTAAAGATATTAATTTGCAGGTCCGACAGGGGGAACGCATTGTGCTGTGTGGTCCTTCCGGCTCGGGGAAATCAACCACCATACGCTGCATTAATCATCTTGAAGAACATCAGCAGGGTCGGATTGTTGTTGACGGTATTGAATTGAATAACGATTTACGCAACATCGAAAAAATTCGTACTGAAGTCGGCATGGTTTTTCAACACTTCAATCTGTTTCCGCACTTAACCGTATTGCAAAACTGCACACTGGCGCCATGCTGGGTGCGCCACACACCTAAGAAAGAAGCTGAAGAGTTAGCAATGCACTATCTGGAACGCGTGCGTATTGCCGCCCATGCGCATAAATTTCCGGGGCAGCTATCTGGAGGCCAGCAACAACGCGTGGCCATCGCACGCTCACTGTGCATGAAGCCCAAGATTATGCTGTTTGACGAGCCGACGTCTGCGCTGGATCCTGAAATGGTGAAAGAGGTACTCGATACTATGCTTGGGCTGGCGCAGGACGGGATGACGATGCTCTGCGTCACGCATGAAATGGGGTTCGCAAAAACCGTCGCTGATCGAGTGATCTTTATGGATCAGGGAGAGATCGTGGAACAAGCGCCACCGGATATCTTCTTCTCCAGTCCTCGTTCAGAGCGTACTCAGGCATTTCTCTCACAAATCCTGCACTAA
- the hemG gene encoding menaquinone-dependent protoporphyrinogen IX dehydrogenase translates to MKALIVFSSRDGQTRAIASYIANTLKGTLECDVVNVLNANDIDLSQYDQVLIGASIRYGRFHPAVNQFIHKHLTSLQQLPSAFFSVNLTARKPEKRTIQTNAYTRKFLLNSPWQPDLCCVFAGALRYPRYRWFDRIMIQLIMRITGGETDSTKEIEYTDWQQVSRFAQDFAQLAAKNPA, encoded by the coding sequence ATGAAAGCATTGATCGTGTTTTCGAGTCGGGATGGGCAAACAAGAGCGATTGCCTCCTATATTGCAAATACGCTGAAAGGAACCCTAGAGTGCGATGTTGTTAACGTACTCAATGCGAATGATATCGATCTGAGCCAATACGATCAGGTCTTGATTGGGGCATCAATTCGATACGGACGCTTTCATCCTGCGGTAAATCAATTTATCCATAAGCATCTGACTTCTCTACAGCAGCTACCCAGCGCATTCTTCTCCGTGAACCTCACTGCGCGTAAGCCAGAAAAGCGCACAATACAAACCAATGCCTATACGCGTAAATTTCTGCTGAATTCTCCCTGGCAGCCGGATTTGTGCTGCGTGTTTGCTGGCGCTCTACGCTACCCACGCTACCGCTGGTTTGATCGGATAATGATTCAACTCATTATGCGTATCACTGGGGGGGAAACAGACAGCACTAAAGAGATTGAATATACAGACTGGCAGCAGGTTTCCCGTTTCGCTCAGGATTTCGCTCAATTAGCGGCGAAAAATCCGGCATAA
- the trkH gene encoding Trk system potassium transporter TrkH, with product MHLRAITRIVGQLVILFSGTMVIPGLVALIYRDGAGRAFTQTFIVALAIGIMLWLPNRKQKHELKSREGFLIVVLFWTVLGSVGALPFLFAEHPNLGVTDAFFESFSGLTTTGATTLVGLDSLPKAILFYRQMLQWFGGMGIIVLAVAILPILGVGGMQLYRAEMPGPLKENKMRPRIADTAKTLWLIYLLLTIACAVALWLAGMPIFDAIGHSFSTVSVGGFSTHDASIGYFNSPTINTIIAIFLLISGCNFGLHFALLSGRSLKVYWRDPEFRMFIFVQLSLVAVCTIVLWFHHVYDSGMQTINQAFFQVVSMATTAGFTTDSIASWPLFLPVLLLCSAFIGGCAGSTGGGLKVIRILLLFLQGSRELKRLVHPNAVYTIKLGHRALPERILEAVWGFFSAYALVFIVSMLAVIATGVDDFSAFAAVAATLNNLGPGLGVVAENFTSMNDTAKWILILTMLFGRLEVFTLLVLFTPTFWRE from the coding sequence ATGCACTTGCGCGCCATAACTCGTATTGTCGGCCAGTTGGTTATCCTGTTTTCCGGGACAATGGTTATTCCCGGACTGGTGGCGTTAATTTACCGCGATGGCGCAGGCCGAGCGTTTACGCAGACATTTATTGTCGCGCTGGCGATTGGCATCATGCTGTGGTTACCAAACCGCAAACAGAAGCATGAATTGAAATCTCGCGAAGGGTTTCTGATCGTTGTTCTCTTCTGGACGGTGCTGGGAAGCGTTGGTGCGCTGCCTTTCCTGTTTGCTGAACATCCTAATCTGGGCGTAACGGATGCTTTTTTCGAATCGTTCTCTGGCCTAACGACAACGGGTGCCACTACGCTGGTCGGGCTGGATTCACTGCCTAAAGCCATCCTGTTTTATCGACAAATGCTGCAATGGTTTGGTGGGATGGGGATCATCGTACTCGCGGTTGCCATCCTGCCGATTCTTGGTGTTGGTGGGATGCAGCTTTATCGCGCGGAGATGCCGGGGCCGTTGAAGGAAAACAAAATGCGCCCGCGTATTGCCGATACGGCAAAAACGCTGTGGCTGATTTATCTCTTACTTACCATCGCTTGCGCTGTCGCGCTTTGGCTGGCGGGTATGCCGATATTCGATGCGATTGGCCACAGCTTCTCTACGGTGTCCGTCGGAGGATTCTCTACCCACGATGCCAGTATCGGCTACTTCAATAGTCCAACGATCAACACCATCATCGCGATATTCCTGCTGATTTCCGGCTGTAACTTTGGCTTGCACTTTGCCCTGCTGAGCGGTCGCAGCCTGAAGGTATACTGGCGTGACCCGGAATTCCGCATGTTCATCTTTGTTCAACTGTCGCTGGTGGCCGTGTGTACGATTGTCCTGTGGTTCCACCACGTTTATGACAGCGGGATGCAGACGATCAACCAGGCGTTTTTCCAGGTTGTCTCTATGGCGACAACGGCAGGGTTTACGACAGACAGTATCGCATCGTGGCCGCTTTTCCTGCCGGTTTTGCTTCTGTGTTCTGCGTTTATTGGCGGGTGTGCGGGCTCAACCGGGGGCGGCTTGAAAGTGATTCGTATCCTGCTGCTTTTCTTACAAGGGTCGCGTGAGCTTAAGCGGTTAGTGCATCCGAATGCGGTTTATACGATTAAGCTGGGTCATCGGGCGTTGCCTGAACGCATCCTTGAAGCCGTGTGGGGATTCTTCTCCGCGTATGCGCTGGTTTTTATTGTCAGTATGCTGGCCGTCATTGCGACAGGTGTTGATGATTTCTCCGCGTTTGCGGCGGTCGCGGCCACATTGAATAACCTGGGGCCGGGGCTGGGCGTTGTCGCTGAGAATTTTACCTCGATGAATGATACGGCGAAATGGATTCTGATACTGACGATGCTGTTTGGTCGTTTGGAAGTCTTCACGCTTTTAGTGCTGTTTACGCCAACTTTCTGGCGGGAATAG
- a CDS encoding IMPACT family protein, with protein MQAYPIPAAPVSFSEEIKKSRFTTILAATPGIDAAKAFIQHVREEHASAGHHCWAFVAGAPDDSQQLGFSDDGEPSGTAGKPMLSQLMGSGIGEITAVVVRYYGGIPLGTGGLVKAYGGGVQQALKLLSLQEKVLQKEYGLQCDYALLPQVESLIFQLGGKVLHSEYGVEVVLRFSIPVRGTEEAAMKLRDLSRGALHLLPVP; from the coding sequence ATGCAAGCGTACCCCATTCCTGCTGCGCCAGTGAGCTTCAGCGAGGAAATCAAGAAAAGCCGCTTTACGACGATCCTGGCGGCAACGCCGGGAATCGACGCGGCAAAAGCGTTTATCCAGCATGTCAGAGAAGAGCATGCTTCGGCGGGTCACCACTGCTGGGCGTTTGTTGCGGGTGCACCTGACGATTCCCAGCAGCTTGGTTTTTCTGACGATGGTGAGCCTTCCGGCACGGCGGGTAAGCCGATGCTGTCGCAACTGATGGGAAGCGGTATCGGTGAGATTACGGCTGTGGTCGTACGCTACTATGGCGGAATCCCGCTGGGCACGGGTGGATTAGTGAAGGCTTATGGCGGTGGCGTTCAGCAAGCGCTGAAGCTGCTATCGCTGCAAGAGAAAGTATTGCAAAAAGAGTATGGCTTACAATGTGACTATGCACTGTTGCCCCAGGTGGAATCCCTGATCTTCCAACTTGGTGGAAAAGTTCTGCATAGTGAGTATGGCGTGGAAGTCGTATTGCGGTTCTCTATCCCCGTTAGGGGAACCGAGGAGGCGGCAATGAAATTGCGTGATTTAAGCCGCGGCGCGTTGCATTTATTGCCGGTTCCATAA
- the pepQ gene encoding Xaa-Pro dipeptidase, translating to MEKLASLYHHHLATLQARAQAVLARHQLDALLIHSGELLTVFLDDHDYPFKVNPQFKAWVPVTQVPNCWLWVDGVNPPKLWFYSPVDYWHNVAPVPESFWTEDIDITVLRNADDIGQLLPSPRERVAYIGYAPQRAQDLGIRAENINPQGVLDYLHYHRAYKTDYELACMREAQKTAVVGHRAAHEAFLSGMSEFDINLAYLTATGHRDIDVPYGNIIALNEHAAVLHYTQLDHQVPSDVRSFLIDAGAEYNGYAADLTRTYSAQSDGAFGSLIKDLNQEMLSLIDTVQAGVRYTDYHIQMHQRIAKLLKSHQLVRDISEEAMVEQGLTSPFLPHGLGHPLGLQVHDVAGFMQDDRGTHLAAPSQHPYLRCTRVLEPGMVMTIEPGIYFIESLLAPWREGELSQHFDWQKIDALKPFGGIRIEDNIVIHDGRVENMTRDLNLA from the coding sequence ATGGAAAAGCTGGCTTCTTTATATCATCACCATCTGGCTACGCTGCAAGCGCGTGCTCAGGCGGTTTTAGCGCGCCATCAGCTTGACGCATTACTGATTCACTCTGGTGAGCTGTTGACCGTTTTTCTGGACGATCACGACTATCCTTTTAAAGTTAACCCGCAATTTAAAGCCTGGGTGCCCGTCACGCAGGTGCCGAACTGCTGGCTATGGGTTGACGGCGTTAACCCGCCAAAACTGTGGTTCTACTCGCCGGTGGATTACTGGCATAACGTTGCACCGGTTCCCGAGAGTTTTTGGACTGAAGACATCGATATTACCGTGCTACGGAATGCTGATGATATTGGGCAACTGCTTCCATCGCCGCGCGAACGTGTTGCCTACATCGGCTATGCCCCGCAGCGTGCGCAGGATTTGGGGATTCGTGCAGAAAATATTAACCCTCAGGGCGTGCTGGATTATCTACACTACCATCGGGCTTATAAAACGGATTACGAGCTGGCCTGCATGCGTGAAGCGCAGAAGACCGCCGTTGTCGGTCACCGGGCGGCGCATGAAGCGTTCCTGTCCGGGATGAGCGAATTCGATATTAACCTAGCGTATCTGACGGCCACTGGTCATCGTGATATCGATGTCCCTTACGGTAATATCATCGCGCTAAATGAACATGCCGCAGTGTTGCACTATACCCAGCTCGATCATCAGGTGCCTTCCGATGTCCGTAGCTTCCTGATTGATGCGGGTGCCGAATATAACGGCTATGCCGCCGATCTGACGCGTACCTATTCTGCGCAGAGCGATGGCGCGTTTGGCTCGCTGATTAAAGATCTCAATCAGGAAATGCTGTCATTGATTGATACCGTTCAGGCGGGAGTGCGCTATACCGATTACCATATTCAGATGCATCAGCGGATTGCGAAGCTACTGAAATCACATCAACTGGTGCGGGACATCAGCGAAGAGGCCATGGTGGAGCAGGGGCTGACATCGCCTTTCCTGCCGCACGGTCTTGGCCACCCGCTGGGCTTGCAGGTGCATGATGTCGCCGGATTTATGCAAGACGATCGCGGCACACATCTGGCAGCACCGTCGCAGCATCCTTATCTGCGTTGTACTCGTGTGCTTGAACCCGGCATGGTCATGACGATCGAACCGGGCATCTACTTCATCGAATCCTTACTCGCTCCGTGGCGTGAGGGCGAATTGAGTCAGCACTTTGACTGGCAAAAAATCGATGCGTTGAAACCGTTTGGTGGTATCCGTATTGAGGATAATATTGTCATTCATGACGGGCGTGTGGAGAACATGACCCGCGACCTGAATCTGGCCTGA